A stretch of the Sporichthya brevicatena genome encodes the following:
- a CDS encoding pyridoxamine 5'-phosphate oxidase family protein gives MTEHFNPTARTRPNRLRDRVRDEVAAVHAILDGGPICHVGFAGPDGPSVLPTLHARIDDQLYLHGSTGSWMRRVENAPICVTVTCLDGLVLARSTFHHSMNYRCAVVFGTARTVTDTDEKLAALDALVERVSPGRSAEARGPNPRELAATLVLAVTIDEATAKIRTGGPNDDDEDMSLDVWAGVVPVRTVLGEPEPDGTPPRALPDGALAPVWTT, from the coding sequence GTGACCGAACACTTCAACCCCACCGCCCGCACCCGGCCGAACCGGCTCCGTGACCGGGTGCGCGACGAGGTGGCCGCGGTCCACGCGATCCTCGACGGCGGCCCGATCTGCCACGTCGGGTTCGCCGGACCTGACGGACCGTCGGTTCTGCCGACGCTGCACGCCCGCATCGACGACCAGCTGTACCTCCACGGCTCCACCGGAAGCTGGATGCGCCGGGTCGAGAACGCTCCGATCTGCGTGACCGTCACGTGCCTCGACGGCCTCGTCCTCGCCCGCTCGACGTTCCACCACTCGATGAACTACCGCTGCGCGGTCGTCTTCGGCACCGCGCGCACGGTGACCGACACCGACGAGAAGCTGGCCGCCCTCGACGCCCTGGTGGAGCGGGTCTCCCCCGGCCGCTCCGCCGAGGCGCGCGGCCCGAACCCCCGCGAGCTCGCCGCGACGCTCGTCCTCGCGGTCACGATCGACGAGGCCACTGCGAAGATCCGCACCGGCGGCCCGAACGACGACGACGAGGACATGAGCCTCGACGTCTGGGCCGGCGTCGTCCCCGTCCGTACCGTCCTCGGCGAGCCCGAGCCCGACGGGACGCCGCCGCGGGCCCTGCCGGACGGCGCCCTCGCCCCGGTCTGGACCACCTGA
- a CDS encoding GNAT family N-acetyltransferase, producing the protein MQKLPDGFRLRLATVDDAEALQKLITASVEAIFPAFYDAEQTASGLTYIGVLDLALVQDGTYFVVQAPDSSIAACGGWSRRDKLFNGAQATGTEARLLDPATEPARVRAMFVHGDWTRRGLGTRILEACEDAARAEGFTELALMATMPGLQLYRTWGFTNEDPQDLVMPDGVVVPGVAMTRRIS; encoded by the coding sequence GTGCAGAAACTCCCCGACGGATTCCGGCTCCGGCTCGCGACGGTCGACGACGCCGAGGCTCTCCAGAAGCTGATCACCGCCTCGGTCGAGGCGATCTTCCCCGCCTTCTACGACGCCGAGCAGACCGCCAGCGGACTGACGTACATCGGCGTCCTCGACCTCGCCCTGGTCCAGGACGGGACCTACTTCGTCGTGCAGGCGCCCGACTCCTCGATCGCCGCCTGCGGCGGGTGGAGCCGGCGCGACAAGCTCTTCAACGGCGCCCAGGCGACCGGCACCGAGGCGCGGCTGCTCGACCCGGCGACCGAGCCGGCCCGGGTCCGCGCGATGTTCGTGCACGGGGACTGGACGCGCCGCGGGCTCGGGACGCGGATCCTCGAGGCCTGCGAGGACGCCGCCCGGGCCGAGGGGTTCACCGAGCTCGCACTCATGGCCACGATGCCGGGCCTGCAGCTGTACCGGACCTGGGGTTTCACGAACGAGGACCCCCAGGACCTCGTCATGCCCGACGGCGTCGTCGTCCCGGGCGTCGCGATGACACGGAGGATCTCGTGA
- a CDS encoding sugar O-acetyltransferase — protein sequence MDERTMRDRMLAGEPYIADETVAADNRRAMTLAEAYNRTSVAQPKRRREILTGLFAAIGEGTEIRPPLFVDYGYRTTVGARTFANFGLVILDVAPVVIGDDVQIGPNVQLLTATHPLEPGPRREKWESAEPITIGDNVWLGGGVIVCPGVTIGPDTVVGAGSVVTKDLPAGVLAVGVPARVVRELT from the coding sequence ATGGACGAGCGCACGATGCGCGACCGGATGCTGGCCGGGGAGCCGTACATCGCCGACGAGACGGTCGCGGCCGACAACCGGCGGGCGATGACCCTCGCCGAGGCGTACAACCGCACGTCGGTCGCGCAGCCGAAGCGGCGGCGGGAGATCCTGACCGGGCTGTTCGCCGCGATCGGTGAGGGCACCGAGATCCGGCCGCCGCTGTTCGTCGACTACGGCTACCGGACGACGGTCGGCGCGCGGACGTTCGCCAACTTCGGGCTGGTGATCCTCGACGTCGCGCCGGTGGTCATCGGGGACGACGTCCAGATCGGCCCGAACGTCCAGCTGCTCACCGCCACCCATCCGCTCGAACCGGGTCCGCGCCGGGAGAAGTGGGAGTCCGCCGAGCCGATCACGATCGGCGACAACGTGTGGCTCGGCGGCGGGGTCATCGTCTGTCCTGGCGTCACGATCGGTCCCGACACCGTCGTGGGGGCCGGCTCCGTCGTGACCAAGGACCTCCCAGCCGGTGTTCTCGCCGTCGGCGTCCCGGCCCGGGTGGTGCGCGAACTTACGTGA